The following are encoded together in the Dysgonomonadaceae bacterium PH5-43 genome:
- a CDS encoding hypothetical protein (product_source=Hypo-rule applied), whose amino-acid sequence MKQVFSNRETNYIKPRNGSFQSMKWIMSMYETKRISAFFELRTKSWREAASD is encoded by the coding sequence ATGAAACAAGTGTTTTCAAACCGTGAAACGAATTATATCAAACCGAGAAACGGGTCGTTTCAAAGTATGAAATGGATTATGTCTATGTATGAAACAAAAAGGATTTCAGCCTTTTTTGAACTAAGAACTAAGAGTTGGCGCGAAGCAGCAAGCGACTAG
- a CDS encoding CRISPR-associated protein Cas2 (product_source=KO:K09951; cath_funfam=3.30.70.240; cog=COG3512; ko=KO:K09951; pfam=PF09827; superfamily=143430; tigrfam=TIGR01573), whose product MERFSEYRIMWVLVFFDLPTETKKDRKVYSDFRKRLQNDGFTMFQFSIYLRHCASRENAQVHITRVKNMLPSKGHIGILCVTDKQFGSMELFYGKKEEPIKTPYQQLELF is encoded by the coding sequence ATGGAACGTTTTAGTGAATATAGAATTATGTGGGTTCTTGTTTTTTTTGATTTGCCAACAGAAACAAAGAAAGACCGTAAAGTTTATAGTGATTTTCGCAAGAGGCTTCAAAATGATGGTTTTACTATGTTTCAATTTTCTATTTATCTGCGACATTGTGCAAGTAGAGAAAATGCTCAGGTGCATATTACACGAGTGAAAAATATGCTTCCATCTAAAGGGCATATCGGTATTTTGTGTGTTACGGATAAGCAATTTGGGAGCATGGAATTGTTTTATGGAAAGAAGGAAGAGCCAATTAAAACTCCATATCAACAGCTCGAATTGTTTTAA